The following coding sequences lie in one Thermosulfuriphilus ammonigenes genomic window:
- the asnB gene encoding asparagine synthase (glutamine-hydrolyzing): MCGIAGIVKRSARVEQDELRPLAELLRHRGPDDVGFFVEENLGLVHTRLSIIDLEGGRQPLFSPEGDLVTVANGEIYNFVELRQELEACGRTFLTNSDCETILHAYALWGEGFVTRLNGMFAFALYDQKKGRLFLVRDRLGIKPLFYASLPWGFAFASEIKALLPLLPRIEINPRALIQYLQGQFSSGRETIVRGVYRLPPARVLVLSLEDFSLKEHPYWSALEVAPRRLSFSQAAEEFDHLIEIVFREHMRSDVPFGLFLSGGVDSSVVLALLSRFRQEPVRSFSVGYRGATLESELSEAARMASLFGARHQEIILDRRQIFEALPFSVWAADDLLRDYACLPTAHLAQAAARELKVVFTGEGGDEVFAGYGRYRAGVLERFLKGLRSSGSGGLRTRGQWRRPWPKKVFGEELKRYSKAWREPIVAAWQKTPTSWGYVRRAQYTELVTVLPDDLLVKVDRLLMGHGLEGRVPFLDHRVVEFGLSLPEELKVKAGFGKVFLRRWAEAYLPKEHLWLKKKGFHVPIGEWLKGEFLGVLKERLLANRAIRDWFRPQGIKELIEAQQHRASASREIWSLMQLAIWYNLFVERRGSRPSMAEDPLDWI, translated from the coding sequence ATGTGTGGAATCGCCGGCATTGTTAAGCGGTCAGCCCGGGTGGAACAGGATGAACTCAGGCCCCTGGCCGAACTCCTTCGTCATCGGGGTCCGGACGATGTCGGTTTCTTCGTTGAGGAAAACCTCGGCCTCGTCCACACCCGGCTGTCTATTATTGATCTTGAAGGTGGCCGTCAGCCGCTTTTTAGCCCGGAAGGAGATCTGGTTACCGTAGCCAATGGAGAGATATACAATTTTGTCGAGCTCAGGCAGGAGCTTGAGGCCTGTGGGCGAACCTTCCTGACCAACTCCGACTGCGAGACCATTCTTCACGCCTATGCCCTCTGGGGAGAGGGCTTCGTAACCCGTTTAAACGGCATGTTTGCCTTTGCCCTCTACGATCAAAAAAAGGGCCGCCTGTTCCTGGTGCGGGATCGTCTGGGGATAAAGCCCCTCTTTTATGCCTCCCTCCCCTGGGGATTTGCCTTCGCCTCAGAGATCAAGGCCCTACTTCCCTTGCTCCCCCGGATAGAAATAAACCCCCGGGCCCTTATCCAGTACCTTCAGGGACAATTTTCCTCGGGACGGGAGACCATTGTTCGGGGGGTTTATCGATTACCCCCGGCCCGGGTCTTGGTCTTATCCCTTGAGGATTTTTCTCTAAAGGAGCATCCCTACTGGTCGGCCCTTGAGGTTGCTCCCCGGAGGCTGAGTTTTTCTCAGGCCGCGGAGGAGTTTGATCATCTTATAGAGATAGTCTTTCGGGAACATATGCGATCCGATGTCCCCTTTGGCCTCTTTCTCTCCGGAGGGGTGGATTCCTCGGTGGTCCTGGCCCTTCTTAGCCGCTTTCGCCAGGAGCCGGTGCGCAGCTTTTCCGTAGGCTATCGGGGGGCAACCCTTGAAAGCGAGCTTTCAGAGGCGGCCAGGATGGCCTCTCTCTTTGGGGCCCGGCATCAGGAGATTATCCTGGACCGAAGGCAGATCTTTGAGGCCCTTCCCTTTTCTGTCTGGGCGGCCGACGATCTCCTTCGGGACTATGCCTGCCTGCCTACCGCCCATCTGGCCCAGGCGGCCGCCAGAGAGCTGAAGGTGGTCTTTACCGGAGAAGGGGGAGATGAGGTCTTTGCCGGCTACGGGCGCTATCGGGCCGGGGTTCTGGAGCGCTTCTTAAAGGGCTTGCGTTCATCTGGTTCCGGTGGCCTCCGAACCAGGGGCCAGTGGCGCCGTCCTTGGCCGAAAAAGGTCTTCGGTGAGGAGCTGAAGAGATACTCAAAGGCCTGGCGTGAGCCAATTGTGGCCGCCTGGCAAAAGACCCCGACCTCCTGGGGTTATGTACGACGGGCCCAGTACACCGAGCTGGTAACGGTTCTTCCGGACGATCTTCTGGTCAAGGTGGATCGCCTCCTTATGGGCCACGGTCTTGAGGGCCGGGTGCCCTTTTTGGACCACCGGGTGGTGGAGTTCGGTCTCTCTTTGCCGGAGGAGCTTAAGGTCAAGGCTGGCTTTGGCAAGGTGTTCCTTCGGCGCTGGGCCGAGGCCTATCTTCCCAAGGAGCATCTCTGGCTGAAAAAGAAGGGGTTCCATGTCCCCATCGGGGAGTGGCTAAAGGGAGAGTTTCTTGGGGTCCTAAAGGAAAGGCTTTTGGCCAATCGGGCCATAAGAGACTGGTTCCGGCCCCAGGGAATTAAAGAGCTCATTGAGGCCCAGCAGCATCGGGCCTCAGCCTCAAGGGAGATCTGGTCTCTTATGCAGCTGGCCATCTGGTACAATCTTTTTGTGGAGAGGAGGGGATCCAGGCCCTCCATGGCCGAGGATCCTCTGGACTGGATCTAG
- a CDS encoding 2-phosphosulfolactate phosphatase → MKRVFVEVLPREIDTSGLVVLVDILRATSTIVAALASGAEVVKTVATVEEALSWRQRGYLVAGERGGLPPEGFDLGNSPLEAQRLAKGRALVLTTTNGTQAVGKIRSASKVVAGAFLNLSAVVQMARGFNEVVVLCAGTEGRFSREDFLFASLLVQELSDYQAGDDATLVAREWAAGISHLEEALRRSHHARRLVKLGLEADVVFCARRDLFSVVPVLTGEGFKILP, encoded by the coding sequence ATGAAAAGGGTCTTTGTCGAAGTTTTGCCCCGGGAGATAGACACCAGCGGTCTGGTGGTCTTGGTGGATATTTTACGGGCCACCTCGACCATCGTTGCCGCCCTGGCCAGCGGGGCTGAGGTGGTTAAAACGGTGGCCACGGTGGAAGAGGCCCTTTCCTGGCGACAAAGGGGCTATCTTGTGGCCGGTGAGCGGGGCGGTCTTCCCCCAGAGGGCTTTGATCTGGGCAACTCTCCCCTTGAGGCCCAGCGCTTGGCTAAGGGAAGGGCTCTGGTTCTTACCACCACCAACGGCACCCAGGCCGTGGGAAAGATCCGTTCGGCCTCTAAGGTGGTGGCTGGGGCCTTTCTCAATCTTTCGGCCGTGGTCCAGATGGCCAGGGGTTTTAACGAGGTGGTGGTCCTCTGTGCCGGGACTGAGGGCCGCTTTTCCCGGGAGGATTTTCTCTTCGCCAGCCTGCTGGTTCAGGAACTTTCCGACTATCAAGCGGGAGATGACGCCACCCTGGTGGCCAGGGAATGGGCCGCCGGAATTAGCCACCTTGAGGAGGCCCTCCGTCGATCCCACCACGCCCGGAGGCTCGTCAAGCTGGGGCTGGAGGCCGATGTGGTCTTCTGCGCCCGGCGAGATCTCTTCTCGGTGGTCCCCGTGCTTACCGGGGAGGGCTTTAAGATCCTGCCTTGA
- a CDS encoding B12-binding domain-containing radical SAM protein: MKILLIYPYCIDERPRDYDVRPVPIGVYYIAALLKEAGYDVEVLNWYNINKTPTKIAETLKVKRPAIIGFSIFNANRWGAIDIARVAKEIDPEVKVVFGGVGASFLWEHFLKHFPEVDYVVIGEGEYTFLNLVRALEKNGRGLEEIKGLAFRGDEGPIFTGWPDPIENIDSLPNPARYFTFQHVVSARGCPFNCTFCGSPRFWGRRVRFHSPGYFVDQLELLYQKGVNFFYVSDDTFTFQKKRVIEICQEIIRRGLSITWQAISRVDCIDEEILYWMRRAGCVQISYGVESGSEKIRRFFNKKISAEAIKRAFELTRRYGILPRAYFIYGSPGESQKTIQESIDLMLEIKPLSVVFYILDIYPGTALYEEFKRRTGATDDIWLKRIEDIMYHETDPDLPAEKVLAFGRRLKKEYYRHLPRFLREIDLVEKRDLYPHHADFLTRLAMTLRYGDYARNPQIRGKDSLAEHLFARALKYHPDHHAYLGLGIIYQQKRRFKESVKILEEGRGYFPSSEPLNICLGISYMNLGDYRRALECFLPFESSPEALSRAAVCFQALGDEARMKACLARLKALKGVSA; this comes from the coding sequence GTGAAAATTCTTCTTATTTATCCTTACTGTATTGACGAACGCCCCCGCGATTACGATGTCCGCCCGGTACCCATTGGCGTCTATTATATTGCCGCCCTTCTTAAGGAGGCCGGCTACGACGTTGAGGTCCTCAACTGGTACAACATAAACAAGACCCCCACAAAGATTGCCGAGACCTTAAAGGTCAAAAGGCCGGCGATAATAGGCTTTTCTATCTTTAATGCCAACCGCTGGGGGGCCATAGACATTGCCCGGGTAGCCAAGGAGATAGACCCGGAGGTTAAGGTTGTCTTTGGAGGGGTGGGGGCCAGCTTCCTCTGGGAACACTTTCTAAAACACTTTCCCGAGGTGGATTATGTGGTTATTGGCGAGGGGGAGTACACCTTTTTGAATCTGGTAAGGGCCCTGGAGAAAAACGGACGGGGGCTTGAGGAGATAAAGGGGCTGGCCTTTCGGGGGGACGAGGGGCCGATCTTTACCGGCTGGCCTGACCCCATAGAAAATATAGATTCTCTACCCAATCCGGCCCGTTATTTTACCTTCCAGCACGTGGTTTCAGCCAGGGGGTGCCCCTTTAACTGCACCTTCTGTGGTTCACCCCGTTTCTGGGGTCGGCGGGTCCGCTTCCATTCTCCCGGTTACTTTGTTGATCAGCTGGAGCTCCTTTATCAGAAGGGGGTAAACTTCTTTTATGTCTCCGACGACACCTTTACCTTCCAGAAGAAAAGGGTCATCGAGATCTGCCAGGAGATCATTCGTCGGGGGCTCTCCATCACCTGGCAGGCTATCTCGCGGGTGGACTGCATAGATGAAGAGATTCTCTACTGGATGCGGCGGGCTGGCTGTGTCCAGATAAGCTATGGAGTGGAGAGTGGTTCTGAGAAGATCAGGCGTTTTTTCAACAAAAAAATCTCTGCTGAGGCCATAAAGAGGGCCTTTGAGCTTACCCGCAGATACGGCATCCTGCCGCGGGCCTATTTCATCTATGGCTCTCCAGGAGAGAGCCAGAAGACCATTCAGGAGAGCATAGACCTCATGTTGGAGATAAAACCCCTTAGTGTGGTCTTTTACATACTGGATATCTATCCGGGGACGGCCCTCTATGAGGAGTTTAAGAGGCGCACCGGAGCCACCGATGACATCTGGTTAAAACGCATAGAAGATATCATGTACCACGAGACCGACCCCGACCTGCCGGCAGAGAAGGTTCTGGCCTTCGGACGGCGACTGAAGAAGGAATATTATCGCCACCTGCCCCGTTTCTTAAGAGAAATCGACCTGGTAGAAAAGAGGGATCTTTATCCCCATCATGCTGATTTTCTTACCCGTTTAGCTATGACGCTTCGCTATGGTGACTATGCCCGCAACCCCCAGATAAGGGGCAAGGATTCTCTGGCCGAGCACCTCTTTGCCCGGGCGCTGAAATATCACCCTGACCATCACGCCTACCTGGGGTTGGGGATCATCTATCAGCAGAAGAGACGCTTTAAGGAGTCGGTAAAGATCCTGGAGGAGGGCAGGGGGTACTTTCCCTCTAGTGAGCCCCTTAACATCTGTCTGGGGATAAGCTATATGAATCTCGGTGATTATCGGCGGGCTCTGGAGTGTTTCCTGCCCTTTGAGAGCTCTCCAGAGGCCCTCTCCCGGGCCGCTGTCTGTTTTCAGGCTCTGGGTGATGAAGCCCGGATGAAGGCCTGCCTGGCCCGCCTAAAGGCTCTAAAAGGCGTCTCGGCCTAG
- a CDS encoding DUF342 domain-containing protein has translation MSRSSTLESSLFKEGVPILEERYRLFVSPDSMEAYLVKSGSGPALVPEDIPQLFLELKARGVVYGLLDEPEEGRGGRLVVARGKPPLPGKDARIELLVDLSRGPLKEEKPDRVVYRELNTLVCVELGQPVARRLPPGLGEPGMDVFGTPVPPLPGRDISFNYGSGLEADELLLRAKTAGVLIFENESLSVSPVYVLDSDVDWSVGNIHFCGERLVINGDIKRGFSLKVKGDLEINGSVEDNVQIEVSGDLFIRGLIQGESVLIRCEGDATIGALEYAQIEVSGNLTVLDYLLQPYCLVGKNFRLLDGLGVVLGGKCLVGGSAEVYILGNEAHVRADFRVGYDPLILGRLAELKERQKTMERQERDLRGGLEKGLRLLKKGGLSPAQKGILKKIRHLLENLRDDLRQLILEEKLAREELKRLRKNTLRIEKRIFPGVHIGIADADFSIVTRLAGGTFFLSEKGLEFRATKGE, from the coding sequence ATGAGTCGGTCTTCTACTTTAGAGAGTTCTCTCTTCAAAGAGGGGGTTCCTATTCTTGAGGAGCGCTATCGTCTCTTTGTCTCTCCAGACAGTATGGAGGCCTATCTTGTAAAGAGCGGTTCCGGGCCAGCCCTTGTCCCCGAGGATATTCCCCAACTTTTTTTAGAACTTAAGGCCAGAGGGGTGGTCTACGGCCTTCTTGATGAGCCGGAGGAAGGTCGCGGCGGGCGCCTGGTTGTGGCCCGAGGAAAGCCGCCCCTCCCCGGCAAAGATGCTCGGATAGAACTTCTGGTTGATCTCTCCCGAGGTCCCCTTAAAGAAGAAAAACCCGATAGGGTGGTTTACCGAGAACTAAACACCCTGGTCTGTGTGGAGCTTGGCCAACCGGTAGCCCGGAGGCTTCCTCCAGGGCTTGGTGAGCCGGGGATGGACGTCTTTGGTACGCCGGTGCCCCCTCTGCCCGGTAGAGATATCTCCTTTAACTACGGCTCCGGCCTTGAGGCCGATGAACTTCTCCTTAGGGCCAAGACGGCCGGCGTCCTCATCTTCGAGAACGAAAGCCTGTCAGTCTCTCCTGTTTATGTGCTTGATTCGGATGTGGACTGGTCGGTGGGCAATATTCACTTTTGTGGTGAGCGGCTGGTCATCAACGGAGACATAAAACGCGGTTTCTCTCTTAAGGTGAAGGGAGATCTGGAGATAAATGGTTCGGTGGAGGACAATGTCCAGATAGAAGTCTCGGGGGATCTTTTTATCCGGGGCTTGATCCAGGGAGAATCGGTGCTCATCAGGTGCGAGGGAGACGCAACCATTGGGGCCCTGGAGTATGCCCAGATTGAGGTCTCCGGTAACCTGACCGTTCTTGACTATCTGCTCCAGCCTTACTGCCTGGTGGGGAAAAACTTCCGTCTTCTTGATGGCCTTGGTGTTGTCTTGGGAGGCAAATGCCTTGTAGGGGGGTCGGCGGAGGTCTATATCCTAGGGAACGAGGCCCATGTCCGGGCCGACTTTCGAGTCGGCTATGATCCCTTGATCCTTGGCCGTCTGGCTGAGCTTAAGGAACGTCAAAAGACCATGGAAAGACAAGAGCGGGATCTCCGTGGAGGCCTGGAAAAGGGCCTTAGGCTTTTGAAGAAGGGGGGCCTGTCCCCGGCCCAGAAAGGTATTCTTAAGAAGATTCGTCACCTCCTGGAAAACCTCAGGGACGATCTTAGGCAACTCATCCTCGAAGAAAAACTGGCCCGCGAAGAGCTTAAACGATTGAGAAAAAACACCTTACGGATCGAAAAACGTATCTTCCCCGGGGTTCATATTGGGATAGCCGATGCCGATTTTTCTATCGTGACCCGATTGGCCGGGGGGACCTTTTTTCTCAGCGAAAAGGGTCTGGAGTTTCGGGCAACCAAAGGGGAATAA
- a CDS encoding sirohydrochlorin cobaltochelatase, with amino-acid sequence MRLIIFLALLLICGLTASQVSGYQLKTQHLKRKPAIVIAAFGTSTRAQVTFDHFNEQLKKALPGYEIRWAFTSEIIREKMNQIYARKGISRYLMSLQEALARLEAEGYRRVVVQPLHIFPGYEYRDVLEICERFPGLRIVVGEPLLYRWEYLHEVLEAIEKEFLPPEEGFNVLVAHGTPTAGDPANVVYMGLQWILEERYSNVALGTVEGIPDAESVLARAKKYPASRVRFIPFMYVAGDHIMNDIMGEDLEDGELSWRQIIETAGKKADCVRINYQGKSYYRGLGFYDEVNQVLIKNLKRALKIIEVY; translated from the coding sequence ATGCGTCTGATTATCTTCTTGGCCCTTTTGTTGATCTGTGGTCTTACCGCCAGTCAGGTAAGTGGGTATCAACTCAAGACCCAGCACCTTAAAAGGAAACCAGCCATAGTCATTGCCGCCTTTGGCACCTCCACCAGGGCCCAGGTAACCTTTGACCACTTTAATGAACAATTAAAGAAGGCCCTACCTGGCTATGAGATTCGCTGGGCCTTTACCTCAGAGATCATCCGGGAGAAGATGAACCAGATCTATGCCCGCAAGGGGATAAGTCGCTACTTAATGAGCCTCCAGGAGGCCCTGGCCCGGCTTGAGGCCGAAGGCTATAGGCGGGTGGTAGTCCAGCCCTTGCACATCTTCCCCGGATATGAGTATCGTGATGTCCTTGAGATATGTGAGCGTTTTCCCGGTCTGAGGATCGTGGTTGGCGAACCCCTTCTCTATCGCTGGGAGTATCTCCATGAGGTCCTTGAGGCCATAGAGAAGGAGTTTCTTCCCCCGGAGGAGGGCTTTAATGTCTTGGTGGCCCATGGTACCCCTACAGCCGGTGATCCGGCCAACGTTGTCTATATGGGGCTTCAGTGGATTCTGGAAGAGAGATATTCCAATGTGGCTCTGGGCACCGTAGAAGGGATTCCCGATGCCGAAAGCGTCCTGGCCCGGGCCAAGAAGTATCCCGCCTCCAGGGTGCGGTTCATCCCCTTTATGTATGTGGCCGGTGATCATATCATGAACGATATCATGGGGGAGGACCTTGAAGACGGCGAACTCTCCTGGCGCCAAATAATAGAGACGGCGGGCAAAAAGGCCGACTGTGTGCGCATAAACTATCAGGGAAAGAGTTATTACCGGGGGCTCGGCTTCTATGATGAAGTCAATCAGGTCCTTATTAAGAATCTCAAACGAGCCCTAAAGATTATCGAGGTCTATTAG